The following nucleotide sequence is from Zea mays cultivar B73 chromosome 1, Zm-B73-REFERENCE-NAM-5.0, whole genome shotgun sequence.
CGCCCTCGAGCTCCCGACCCCGCCGCTCTCCAAGGTGACGCCCATCCGGTTCGGATTTCTTCGGGCTTGACTTCTGTCGCAGGTCGGGGCTTTCATCTGACCTTGTGCCGAATTTTCTTCTGTGGCCGCAGTTCAAGGTGGCGCTGTGCCAGCTCTCGGTGACGGCGGACAAGAATCGCAACATCGCGCACGCGCGCGCGGCCATCGAGAAGGCGGCCTCCGAGGGCGCTAAGCTCGTCCTTCTCCCAGTGAGTCTCTGATAGAAAGCATTTTATTACCCCATTCTTCCAAGCGGAACGGTATTTTGGTTGGTAGTGATCGCACTGTTGTTTAACGATTCTCCATAGGTGCGTCCCTTGTTAACACTGTTAGGTATGTATGTTCATCGGTCATTGTATACAAGATTTAAGCCTTCACTCattattaagggggtgtttggttagagggactaaagattagtctctagtttttagttcCGTTTAGTCCtttttttttgccaaacactaggactaaaatatggactaaaatgatttagtctttagtccttcacatatgtgctaaaagggactaaaccatattaattccacaATTATCCCTCGTTTAGTTCAATTATACTAATAGCATGAAAATATTAAAGGccattttagtcttcttatgagtcatttagtatattcttactatttttagcccctagaaccaaacatgttagggactaaactttagtcccctaactaaactttagtccctagactaaagaaaccaaacatggcctaagTGCTACTGTCGTCCTCTGGCAGAGGGGGTGCATTATTGGGCGTGGGGCAATGTTCACTGTGCTATTACCTGAAATGCTACATAACCAAGCTAGTTATTCCTGTGGTTAGGTTATTGGTGACACAAAGATCACAAACCTTTTATTTAGTTTGAAGCCTAAAACTCATTGTGGAAATGACGGTAAAGCAAATTTTCAGGGTTGGGCTGTGGTACATTAGAAATAATGTAGGCTCGTGCAGATCAGCATTCAAACTTGGACCAAAGCATAAATCCTGGGTCAGGTTTCGCCACAAGCGTTTTATTCAACAGCCAGGTCTTGAGGTTTAGACAATAGTAAGGTTGTCTTCAGTGGACCGTGTAAAATAGGAGATTTACACTGTGGATAGTAGTGTTTGcatagtgaagtttgaaataggggaTGTGATAGGGAAGCCGCTGGGGATAGCCTAAATTCCTCATCTTGTTCATTGTAAATCTGCACATATATGCATATTCTCTTATATGGCCATGCTTCAGAAATGTTATCTATGTGCTTCATTCATTGACCTGCAGCTATTTTTTTATGTCTGTAGGAGATATGGAATGGTCCGTATTCAAATGACAGCTTTCCAGAGTACGCGGAGGACATTGAAGCTGGCGGAGATGCGGCCCCTTCATTTTCAATGATGTCGGAGGTTGCTCGCATCTTACAAGTCACTCTTGTTGGTGGGTCCATAGCTGAACGTTCGGGAAACAACTTATACAATACATGCTGCATCTTTGGTTCAGATGGCAAACTTAAGGGTAAACATAGAAAGGTATGTTCAAACTTCTAGTATAGCTGTAGTACAGTTTTCTGGCGGGCGCGTGCGTGTGTATATCAAACTAATGATGTATGGTATTCCCCATTATACCATCTCCCAGCAATACCACAATGAATCCAGCCCCAATGTGAGCACCAAACACGCCGCAGTGCTGAAAGTGCATGATCACGTCCATGTTATTTATATTCTTTTCCCTTTGAGTGTGATAAATACAAGTAATAAGGTTGACCATACTGTGTTCAACACTGAATGCACAGTTAATTCTGATTTTGTTGCTCCCATCTTATTTATGCCTTCTTTTCCTTTCATTGTACTCCGTATGAGTAGTAAGTTTAGTTCTTTCTGACAACGAAAATTTGTGCACCTACAGATCCATCTTTTTGACATTGACATTCCAGGAAAGATCACTTTCAAGGAATCGAAGACTCTTACTGCTGGGCAGAATCCTACTGTTGTAGACACAGGTTTGACCAATTAATCTGTTGTCTAAAGCAAACGAAGCATGTAGGATTTGAGAATATCAGATCATTCTTTTTTCCTTGCTAGCCTAATATTTGGCTATCCATGTATATCTAATTTTGAGTTTTGGTCATTTGGATTGGGTCTTAAAATATGAGTTCGATGATTGGGATAGTTTTGTTCAATTTATACCTTTCTATATACTATGTTAGTGTTACTTGGTTTTACAAGGCCTTTGGTTTGTGTTGCTCAAGTGTTTCTTATATTCTAATGTCATTGTTGATTTATTTTACAGATGTTGGGCGAATTGGTATTGGTATATGTTATGACATCCGTTTCCAGGAATTAGCAATGTTGTATGCTGCAAGAGGTATGTCTTCCTCATGTGTGTTTTTCAGTGTAGTTGTCTCTATTAAGCTGTAACTTCATGAAGTGAACTAACTTCTCAAAGACGATGTGGCATATGCCGTATTTGGACCATGTCATTTTCTAACCTACTCGGCATGTAAAATATATAGACACTTTGTCTGAGATTGTTTACTGTTTGATTTTCTTTCCAGATTTTCAGTTATACTAACAATTCTGAACACATACTTACAGCTTAATACTactattttctcataattttaaaaatattaaaactGACAAAACAGACTAAGCTCATTTCACTGACTGCAGGTGCTCATTTGTTATGCTATCCTGGTGCATTCAATATGACTACTGGACCACTGCATTGGGAGTTGCTGCAAAGGGCAAGGTAATAGATGGCTTTGCAGCTCAAGTTATGGCAATTATGCTAGGGAAATATAGGGAGCTAAATTCTCGCTACTTTTATACACGCTAATTAGCATATCTATTTTTTAAACTAGTCAAAACCTCGATCAGAACTCATAATCTCTTACGGGTAATTTCATATCTGAATTATCTCCATTACTTTTTTTTGCCCTGTACTGATGACATCATTTCTCCAATGTCAGGGCTACAGACAACCAGGTGTGCTGTGCTTCTTTGCGTGCTGGTGTTCCATTTTCCTTTACTTAACTTTCATTTGGTATCGTTTTGCCAGttttatgctttaaaatgttaATCGACTGTTTGGTGCCAGCTGTTTGTTGCAACATGCGGCCCAGCTCGAGATACCAGTGCAGGATATGTTGCTTGGGGACACTCCACTCTTGTTGGACCTGTAAGTTGACCTGAGATTTCCATTTACTGCCCTTTAGTTCTGTCAATGACCATTGCTTATCTACCTTCCAGACTGATACTATGCACCACCACAAAACTAATTCTGTACCTGTTGTGGTTTTTGCCAACAATCTGTAAGTTGTACGCTTGCAAAGAAGATATGTCATgccataattaaccatttgtgtACTTCTAGTTTGGAGAGGTGATTGCAACAACTGAGCATGAGGAGGCAACTATAATAGCAGAAATTGACTACTCACTGATTGAGCAGAGGAGGTATGAAGAGTGAAATTCTATGATTTCCAGTAGTCTTATATGTCTTCACCTTTGGTTTAATGGGGTCGCACATATCCTCGCTAGGCAATTTCTTCCTCTGCAACACCAACGCCGTGGCGATCTCTATCAGCTGGTTGATGTCCAGAGGCTGGGTTCTCATTAGCACAGGGACGAAGCAGGAGAGCAGTTGACTCTGCAGGCTTGCTCGTACTACTTCGTTCATGAGATGCATGCCCATGCCCATCGAGAGATCGATCAACTTGATGTGTGAAGGTGGAGAGGACGGAATAAAGCGACTATAGTTTGTACCTTCAGCGCTAGTTTGGCAACTCTATTTTACAAGAGATTCTTATTTTTCTAAGGAAAAATTGATTAATTTTTCTTAGGAAAATAGAAATCACTTGGGAAAATATGATTGCCAGACTAGCCCTCAGTGTAAATGTCTCCATGTCAAGGGCGGTATTGCCCAAGGTAGGAGGACCTCGGCTACGTAGATCGTAGCCTTGACCCGTGGTTGCCGGCAGGGTTATGCCCCCACGCCGAGCTACCCGTCGACAGGAGAAGTTCTCCTGGTCGCCGGtttagagaagagaggaagagacTTGATAGGTAATTCTTGATTGATTTCCAAGTGCCACCCTACATGGCTATATATAGCCGGCAGCTTACACAAATGGAGAAGGTTCTCCTTGATTGAAGATCTAATCAAAATAGGAAGGATACTAATCAGCTAGCTACTTTCTCTCCTAGCCAATCTCCTTCTATGTTTGCTGCATGCACAATCAATCAGGCGGTAGCCTTCTATGTTTGCTGCATGCGCAATCAATCAGATGGCTACTTTCCATCCTAGCCACTCACCTGCTGCGCATGTGCCTTTGCTGCCTGCTCAGCTCGGCGCACATCGCGGGCTCTCCTACGCCTGGCGTATGTGTGGCCGTACATGACACTCCAGTTGTCGAATAAATTGATTACTTTAACCTATGAAGAAAACCTTTCTCCATGAAACAAAGATAAACGGAGGATCTTCTCCGATTTCCTTTTGGGCCGTACCAATTTGAATTTTGAACTAGCTTGTGCGCCTCCTGGAGCCGATGTAGCAATGGATACTCCAGTGTTTGGCCATCAGCAGCCACAGTACTAGAGTATGCATGGGTATATTTTCGTATGGGTATGATGGCAGGGAAGGGCAAACCTGTGAACAGGTTCCCTGTCGATGCTGCAGAGGGCGGCAGACCTGCACGGTGCACAACTGTCAGGTATGAAGAAGCAATCCTCTGTTGATTGGAGCTAGTGGTGACTAGAGGTGGTAAATCTCTAGATTTTACAATACAAAATTTAAGGATCAAATTAGATTAATATCGCACTCTATTTATATTTATTTTTGAATTAAAATTAATTAAGGATCCTAACTTATTTtgaagaagcatttggatcgTGACATCACCACCCCTAGTGGTGACCTGTGAAACCAATTTAAGATTGTTCACAACCCTTTTCTGTaaggtgtcgtttggttcacgaaatataATATAAATGGTAGTGGTAATGATTCACACTCGAATACCAGCGGTAATAAGTTTGAATAGGCCATCTCGGTTTCTACTGTAATATCTCATTACAGTTGAACTTAAACAAAAATAGTTTAACATTATCGGTTACTCATTACCTATTATGTTACAAATATATAAATCAAACAGCACCAAATTTCTTTTCACGTATCCCATCATCTCATCACATCAACAAGATTCATCTCCCTGTATTAAGACCTCCCACAGTAGTTCTCCCTTTATCATCTCTCTAAACCCCACCATGATCATGTAATATCATTTTTCCTTCAACCACAGTAACTACCAATCTTTCTCGTTTTTCTTGTAATTCTATGAGAAAaaaatattttattcatattcaGGGGTACACgttttttatttgtaattatgttCATGATGTTAATTAATAATATTGCTAACAGACAATCCATGGACAATCTAAAGAAACACACATGCTAGCAAAGATAATTTGTTGTTCTATTCCAAGATCTACGAGCTCACACAATTTACAAAGGTGCCAAGGTAATGCAAATGGGATTCACATGCCAAAAGTCGACTGGCATCGTCCAAATAAAAAACAGGTTCTCATAATAATTAGGGATAATCTCGTATCTGAAATGTGACCACTACTTTTATTCGATGACATCGTTTCTCCAATGCCGTGGCTGCAGACGACCAGTTACGCTGCGCTTGTACGCGTGCTGGTGTATCATTTTTCTTGACTTCAGCTTTCATCTGGCGTTCGTTTTGCTAGTTTTATGCTTTAAAATGATAATCAACTGTTTTTTGCATTGGCAGCTGTTTGTTGCAGCATGCGCTCCGGGTCGAGATACCATACCAGTGCAGGTTATGTTGCTTGGGGATGGGGACACACTACTCTTGTTGGACTTGTATGTTTGTTGACCTGAGATTTTCATTTACTGCCCTTTGGTTCTGTCAGTAGCCACCACTGCATTacatttcaaaaaaaaaaaagtAGTCACCACTTCACCACGACAAAACTacttttgtttccgataaaacctcttgtgtgtgtgttttttACCACGCTAACAATCTCAAACATGTACATTAGCAaatatatgtcatgtgattgactAACTATTTGCATGGTGCCAATTTGGAGATGTGATTGCAACAACCGAGCTAGCATGGAGAGGCAACTATAGGGGTTAGTCATTTTTCCAAGAAAAAATATTTCATTTTTTCTTGAGAAGATAGGAATCACTTAGGAAAATTGAGTTCCCAAACTAGTCCTAGAATAGCAGAAAATGAGTGAGTATTCACTGATTGATCAGAGGTACGCAGAGTGAAACACCTTTGGTTGAACGGGGTGGCGCAAGATCTTCTCTAGGCAATTTCTTCCTCTGCAACACCAACGGCGTGGCGATCCCTACCAGCTGCAAGATGTCCCGGAGACTGGATGGATCCTCAGCAGCGAGCCTGGATGCAGCTGTGAGGCTGGCTGTGACGAAGCAGGAGAGCAGTTGACTCTGCAGGCTTGCTCGTACTACCGCGTTCATCATGACATGCATGTCGATGCCCTGTCTAGAGATCGATCGACCTGATGTGTGAAGGTGGAGAGCAGGGGACGAGGGCGAGTAAAGGCGACAATAGTACGTACCTTCACTGTGTCTCCGGTTGCCAAATAATAAATAGATTACAGTAGGAAGAACACCGCTCTACATGAAACAAAGATAAACGGATTATCTACCCCCGATTTCCTTTTGGGTCTCTTACCAGTTTCAAAGTTTGAACTAGCTTGTGCGCGCTACGTGGAGCCGAAGTGGCAATGGATCCTCCCACCATTTGTTTGGCCATCAGCAGCCACAGTACAAGAGTAAATTGGTTATGTATGATGGCAGGGTAGGGCAACAAACCTGTGAGCTGCGGGAAGCCGGGAAGCATAATGAGGGGGTCAGTAGCCGCAGGAACCCTGGCGGTGCTGCAGAGAGCGGGCCGCGGCACTGCAGTACCGCCACCGCAGCTCAGGAACTGCCGCTGCTCACAGGCACAGCGCACTGCTACCGCAGGTGGCTGTGCCTCACACTGTCAGTCAGGCAGGCAAGGCATGGGGAGCTCATGAGCCAACAACTGAAGAAGCCCCCAGCCTTTTGGTGGCCGGAGCTGTGACCTGCGAATGATGCCAATTTAAGGCCTCTCACGCCTCCCATCCCCGAGGTCCGAGTTCAGTTCTCTTCGATGCAGATCTTCGCGCCACTGCAGGATCGATTTTGTTCGCACTTTCTTTCTTTTAGCCTGTACTCGCGTTCTGCCAAAAAATGCTAGTCTTTGAGAGGCCACAGCCACACTCGCCGTCTATGGCGATTGGCGAATACGTAGGCGGCACGCTGGTGC
It contains:
- the LOC100280276 gene encoding Omega-amidase, chloroplastic, producing MRAAAAATSTAAALLAPGLKLCAGGARARVSCPSRSRLPLHRIAAMASAPNPSFRPEEARSPPALELPTPPLSKFKVALCQLSVTADKNRNIAHARAAIEKAASEGAKLVLLPEIWNGPYSNDSFPEYAEDIEAGGDAAPSFSMMSEVARILQVTLVGGSIAERSGNNLYNTCCIFGSDGKLKGKHRKIHLFDIDIPGKITFKESKTLTAGQNPTVVDTDVGRIGIGICYDIRFQELAMLYAARGAHLLCYPGAFNMTTGPLHWELLQRARATDNQLFVATCGPARDTSAGYVAWGHSTLVGPFGEVIATTEHEEATIIAEIDYSLIEQRRQFLPLQHQRRGDLYQLVDVQRLGSH